CAATAAACTATTCATCCAGCGTGGTATTACGGAGGTGGATTTCAGTGGATACTTGATCAAGGTGATAACATTGATTTGATCCATCAAATGGCCTGGCAAAAGGCAAGATGCTGTATATTGCAGTAGTTATAAGTTATTACATTGTAACAGGAACCCTTAGAGCCATTTAACAttaatattgtttgattttgttttgatATATGAGAATAAATTATTAATCTCAGTAAAGGACATGGTAAAACTATGACATGGGAATTCTAAATTCTACTTGTAGCAACTGAATCACTTCTGCAAAACCAATACATTATCATAACATGATTTAATGTCCTTTTCAAGAGCCACTTTGTGTTGACAGTAAACAGATAACTCACAAAACTGCTATACTGCTCTTAGAAGTCTTCTTATTATACTAGTTTGCTTGGAGTTCATCCATGCAGAGTTGGAGCCCTTGTAGCGTAGTGGACAAAACAATTTTTGAGGTTACATAGATGTCCACTCAGTCGTCCATTTAGCATACATACTCAGATGATGAAAATTATGTCACTCAGACTCTTGCATACAACATGCACAAAAAGTATAACGCTGTCCTTGGTCTCCTTGCAGTACCCTTTAATGCCAGCAGGTGGCAGATGGTCACCAAGCAGCAAACATCCGCCACTGAAGTCCCTCCACTTCTTCACAGCAATGCAGGATGCATACTTTTAAATTTCCGCAATATACACAACCCACCGCTTTATAAACCTAGGTAAATAACCTGCACCTGGGTTCCCAAACATTGCTCACATTCAGGCCAGGAATGTGAAGTTGAGTGTGGCTGGAGAGGCAGAGTGGTAGAGGGCCAGGGGGCTCAGCTGTGCAGGCTCAGTCTGCCGTTGTCTGACTGCCCTTTGAAGCGACAGCTAGCGAAGCTGACTCACACAGTCATGCGGCAGCTGCAGGACAGTGGGACTTTGCATGCGAAGGCCAAGACCTCAAAGAAATCGtcagcctttaaaaaaaaaaataattaaaaaaaaagcctgtGGCTCCGCTtatacaacaaaacaaatcagtgaaTAAGAAACCCCAGTGTTGAGATTTACGAAGCCAATTATCTCAAGACTATTTCGTAGTGCTGACGAGAATATGATTGTTCTCATTAGCACTGAGAACCTTCTATAAGTGGCTgacataaacaaacagcatCTGGGGGCCTCCCTGATAATTATACCTCTGAACCTGAGCGAGCAGGCAGGCACTGTTATTATCCTAGCCTGACTAGCCCTGGCTTAATTAACAATTCTATGTTATTGTGTACATTGGTAATCCGCACTGCGGCCCGTCCTCAGAGGATAATGACTTGGGCTCCTGCCAGCTCGTGCTTCTGGTCATTTCATCTTGTCCACCGAGAGCCTGTTCGGTTTGTCAATGTCGTTTCCAAAGCCCGCTGGGTTGCTGATTTTGTGCAGATGTAATCTGTGTCCcttcaaccctctctctccctctttctctctctttctctctctctctctctccttctctgcctccctctcttcttctctctgctcATTGTCACACAACACTCACTCCTGCAAAGGTGAGTGCTTATTTTCATGAGAACCTATAAGTGGTTTAGGTTGACCCATAACAGACAAGAGGGAGAGCCATGGAAAGTTCATTAACAGGATAATTTAACAAGAGGTGTTAACTCGGATGAGCTCTGAAGTGTTTCTAATTTACAAAGAGGTTTTAACTCCGATGAAGTCAGAGACACTGGAGTGTTATAATGTTAGCTGTGGCTGGGTTGAATAAATACAACCTTAAAAATTGGCATTTAATACTGAAAATTGCCACTGAACATCAGGTTAAATGTTCATGGGAATGTCTATTGAAATTAGCAATGCCAACTCCAGTTACTGTAAAAACAACAAATCAATACCTGGCTGATTAATAGACAAGATCAAGTCTCAAGAGtagttatactgtatgtgtgaagtgtttaacatttatattttgagaaatgtgaTTGTAGTATATTTGAATACACTCTAAAGTACATCATGACTCCATAAATTCATGTGggattgttgttgtggttgtgtttgatGCTTTTGAGCGGACTAGTTGGTCATTCCTTACCTGGTGCTGTCTTTCCTGGGAGAACTAATTTGGCGGGGAGGCTGTTGGTCTTCTGCTTGTGGCTTGCAGCAGGTTGGGGTCGGACGCACCGCGTCTGGCGCTGCCTCTTcagctcctcctctctctcctgggcAGCTCGGATCTCCTCCTCGATCATGGACAGGGTCCGCTGCTTGCGGGAGCGCAGCTTAAAGGGTCCCGCGGTCACCTCCACGTCCTGGTTCTTCAGCACGGACGCTGTGCTTCTCAGCTCTGCAGCCTCTGAGTACTTGCTGAAGTAGCTAAACTCCTGCTTCTCactgggaggtggggagggacTGGGCGGCTTGTATGGACCCACGTTTGTCGGACCAGAAGCAGGAGTCTCTGAGTACTTGCTGAAGTAGCTGAACTCCTGCTTCTCactgggaggtggggagggacTGGGCGACTTGTATGGGCCCACGTGTGTCGGACCAGGAGCAGGAGTCTCTGAGTACTTGCTGAAGTAGCTGAACTCCTGCTTCTCGCTGGGAGGTGGGGAAGGACTGGGCGGCTTGTATGGGCCCACGTGTGTCGGACCAGCAGCatgagcaggagcaggagcaggagcaggagtagGAGCAGGAGTATGAGCAGGAGTAGGGCTACTAGGCATGCTGGAGACCCTGGGGGCACTAGGGACGGTGATCGTAGGAGAGGTGGCtgcacttctcttctcttccacgGGGGTTGGCACTCTGGGAGAAGCGGTGGGTGCAGGcacaggagagactggaggTTCCCGAGGTTGCGGAGCAGGCTCGACCACCTCGACACGTCGCTCTGGGATCGGGGACGACTGCTGGGTGGCCTGTCTCGGCTCCCACTCATCGTTCTGCTGGGCGATAGCCTGCTCAATGGCAGACTGCACCAGGACTCCGGCATGGTACTCCAGCTCCTCTTCGGTCAGACTGTCCACTTggtaagagagagacacactgtGGTTGTCCGGCGATTTGGTGCCCTTCTCTGACTTCCCGTTGATGGGCGTGGTGGCCATTGGGGTGGAGGGAAAGGAGTAGTCTCCCAGAGAGTTCTCCAGGTAGGCACTCATGGTCTCGTTAGATGCTCCGCTGTCGCTCACGTTGTCCATGCTGAAGTCGTTGGATAGAGTCTCCAGAACGGTCGTGTCCTGTGAACGCACGGACAGGTCGTCCAGCCCTGAGTCGATCTCCTCTGGGTGGTACGAGCTGTTTGAGGATCGCTGCACTTGGAACATTTCGGGCTCTTCATCCTTCACCAAAGTCATGACAGCGTGGGCACAGGTGAAGTCACTTTCCTCGTTCCAGGCTTTCACACTgtcctttctctcattctctgccaTGCTTTGCGAGGGCGAATCTCCTGGGCTGCAGAAAATCCTTTCGGTTTTTACCGTCGTCACATCACAGCGTTCATCCAGGCCGTGTGACCCCTGGCTGGTGATGGTGACGTAACCTCCGGGCCTTTCGACGTGTGCGACCTCTGACACTCGGGAGAACGGCTTGGCAGAGTACAACTGCGGAGCGACTCCTCGCTTCGGGCCTGCGGCCGGCTGCTTCGTGTGCTCCATCTGCAGAAACTGCTTCCGAGCCGCTGAAAAGTCCACCTGCTCTGTCACAATGTCCTCTTTGCTCACAGGCTCTGGTGGAGGGGTGTAGGAGGACGTTGGGCTCGGGGCAGTTGGATTTGGGGACGCCTGCGTGGCGCGGCTGGACTCCATCTTCCTCTGCTTCCTCTCCTCGTACTTCCTGTGCGACTCCAGCTTTTCTGGGTCCAGTTCCTCCTCCAGGGTCCTCTCTTGAGGAGGGTTCCACCACTTTGCGGCGATCCCCGGGTTCTTCTTGACTGCCTGGCCGCGGATCAGCTCCAGGCGTTCCTTCTCGAGTTCAGCGATCTCCTCGGACGGCCGGACCTTCTTCACGCGGATCTCCTTCTCCGCCGGAGCGTCGAAGAGCTTTGACGGCTTCTTCTCCTCCTGGAAACTGCGCAGCTCGAAGCGTGCTTCTTTTTTGATGGTCGTCAGCGGCTGCTTCCCAAGCATCTTGTCATCCTGAGTGACCACAACTGAGTGCCCGTTCGGTTTGGTGTTGTCCCTGTCTTCACCCACAAAAGTGCTCTGCATTCTTCTCTCCACTACAACCCCATGATTAGTTGGCGGTGACGCGTCAGATACTTCGACTGAGGGCCCGTTGCCGTCAACATTGATCGATCGTGGCTCAGGGGAAGAGGTTCCGTTCGAAGTCATGTCCACCGCAGGGTCACAACAGTTTGCCTCAAGGACTTCATCAAGGTAACGGATCTCCTGAGCCACCTCTGTGTCCATGGTTTGGCCCTGGTGTGCCGTGCCATTCTGGCCTGCGCCGGTGTGGCAGTTCTGGCTCTCGCTCTGGGTCTCCAGCTCCATGTTGTCCTTGCCTCCAGATATCACGCTTACAGAGTCTAAGAAACTGACACTCTTTaggttcctctctctcttcagctcaCTGTCATCCTCTGGGGGTTTGGAGGATTTCTGcaagacacagagaagagaaaagaaaagaaagagagaatttgAAATGAGTTCAGTGTTAGAAAGCGCCTTGCTATTCTGGGCACATCCACAGACATAGTCTTTTCATCTCTTCGGGAAGTAAACTTCCCTGGGAGTTCACCACTTGTGCAAACCCTCTTTACCACGCTGTTcgaaaacactcacacataaatgCTGTTTACATAATTTGTACGCAAGAGAGCCACACACAGGATAGGTGGAATCATTGTGTGGGACTATCATGCATAATACAGGAATTGCACATGATAAGAGGGTGAGGATCGTGGCCATGTCGAACTCTGAACCGAGCGATATGATCCGGGTGGTTAATAATGCAAACAGCCCTGTGGTTTGTACCCTGGTCTCTGGTGGCCATTGACTGCTCCACACCACATTCACTATGAGCAGCtgagagcctctctctctctctctctctctctctgtctctctttctctctctctctctccctcgcctcATGGACAAAGCAACGAAAATCCATTCAGTCAAAACACGTTGTTAATAATTTAGATAAATCCACTCAATGAATCAAATGGAACAAAACCACCAAACAGTGTAAAATGCTGTATTAatataacaaacaacacaagttcACTCGGATATTTTTGGAGTTTTCAAGAAAACTCAAAAAAGCTATAGTTTCAGCCTTACTCTTATTGCTCCTCTGGTAGGCCTCTGTATTGTCCCAACCAGACTCAGTAGTGCTAACTAGGCTACGGCAAGCCGAGGAGGACCCCAGATTCGTCCAGACGGACATTTGGAGGGTATGGTACAGACACAAGAGGGCCGCTGGCCTCATTTCCTGTTCCTGTCCATCCTCTCAAACATCTACCTATGAGGGGTCAAAGGCCAATGACTCACACGGTGTGGCATATTGACTTCTGGCCAACTGGGTCGCTCAGGGCTGTGGTTAGTGTTAACAGACAAGGCAGAGATGGGGGATGGTGACGAGTGTCCCTTTTAAAGTTTTGGCGCTAATACCTCTTAGTGGTTTGCATTTAACCTTTGggacacttacacacatgccATGTGCCACAGACTGTAATCACACGAGCCAAAGAATTACACTGATTGAAAAGGAGTCTTACTTTCTGCAGTTTTGCAATACTTTGGATAATGGATGACTTGAGGAAGAATAGCCTTCTAGTAAACAACTGCCGGGAGTCTTGTAAGAGGTCCCACATTGCTTAGACACTCTTGCTTAAGACATGCTTCTGTGTCTGCTACTGTGTTAATGTTTAAGACATGTTTAAAGACCAGGCTTGTGTAAACATGGCCTGCTGGCTGGACTGCACTGCGTCTTTGTTACACAATTACACTCGAGTTGGGCGGACTGCACGCCTGATGAATCACAACAGCTTTCATTTGTCTCATTGTTTGGTATGAAAGAAAAGAGCAGCTGAACGATTGCAGTATATATGTCTCACAAGCCTAGACAAACATACCAGACCTTTCaatgcagacacacagtcacacacagggcACTAAACCCACTCACAGGCCACTTATTCAAACCTGGAGTCAGCCATGTCATTTGACCAACACACTGACACCTCTACAAAAGACGTCCACGGATGAAAGGGCCAGTCTTTAGGGAAACCCAAGGAGAGGCTACTGAGACGCCGTCGATTtgaaccctctctgtctctctccagtcCCTCCTGACGTCCTGACCTACCAGTCAACAGTGACCGCGGCCAAACAAAGCAAACTTAATCCTACAGGACCTCAGCCCTGACACGACCCGCGGCGTTCTGCAAAACAAACACGACTCCGCGCCGGTCATCCCACCCGTCTGTTTCTCCTGGCCACCCAAACATTCCCAAAAAACGACAGGAATGTTTATCTTTGTACTATAATGTATTGCGTAGGACGACGGTGTTAGGGATATGTAAAAATCTGGCTATCGTTTTCTAtatattcttctctctctctctttctctctccccctgtcattcactctctccctctctgccttgtTTATTCTATCGTTCCTCTGGAAGGTCCACTTTGAGTGAGTGTTCCTAAGTGCTCCCCAGGTGAGGGCTGTGGGTGAAGGCCACACTTGAGCTCATTCAATATTCACATGGCCTACATTCCTCCACGGGCATGGGCCAATCACCTTTCAGACGGCAGAAATACCTTAACAGTCACTCTGGGACTtggatatcacacacacacacacacacacacacacatgcacacacacacatacacacacacacacacacacacatgcacacacaagcacgcacgcagtAGATTTCAGTTAAAGTCCAACAAATGGTGAAAAATCAATCCCTCCTTCGGCCTCTGTGCTCTGCAGAGCACTGTGAGACTACTCCAATTGTCTTGCTGCtataacaaataataaataaaactaaattcaattgaatttgaattaaatgtgtttgtttgtttgtgtgtgcatgtgtatgtgtgtgtgtgtgtgtgtgcgcgtgtgtgtgagagagagataaaatgagtgtgtgagtagtaTTGTtgttcataaatatttttttgataaTCCAATTGAATttgaagtaagtgtgtgtgtgtgtgtgtgtgtgtgtgtgagagagaaatgagtgtgtgtagtaagTTATTGTTGTTGATAACTCATTTTTTGATAGTCCATGACTGTTCCATCCCTGGCAACAGGGACTGTGGAGTCACATGGTGTCATTAATGTGGCTTTATGGCAGCACTTCACTTCAATAAGCACCCCTGTTCTCTCTGCCACAGCTCAAAAACATCCTCTCCCCCCGGGTACATATACACTAACACCccacccactcccacacacacacatgcacacacaccacccctgtTCTCTCTGCCACAGCTCAAAACATCCTCTCCCCGGTACATATACACTAACACCccacccactcccacacacacacacacatttagcctTCCTGTGGCCTTAAGAGGTCCACTGGTGGCGTAAAGATGGGATTATGAGGACCCCATTCTGCCTCTGTAATTTTTATATACCCAGACGTGACATGATAAAGGGCAATTATTCCACCATGAAACCGGTGTATAAAAGGAGCTCATGCCAGTTTATGAGCATTTCATGATACAGAGGAAAAGGAGTGAACATGTGGAAGTTAACACCCTCCAATTGTGTGTCAGAGTACAGGacacacatgcctgtgtgtgtgtgtgtctgtgtgagatgtCTGGACAGACAGCTACCTGGGCTTAATGAAAGTCCGTTTTCTCCAAATAAGGAGGTTGCTAACCACTGACATCTCTGTCTTACGCTCAAAATAATCACAGCCAATGTAAGATTATGAAAATTAAAagatgtgtcatgtgtgtgtgtgtgtttgtctgaggacacacatgcctgtatgtgagtgtgtgtgtttgtgtttgtctgatgacacacatgcctgtgtgtgtgtgtgtgtgtgtgtgtgtgtgtgtgtgtgtgtgtgtgtgggggtaggtgggtgggtgtatgcaCTGGTGAACGTCCTGTTCAGCTGCCTCTAACATTCCCTGCATAGCTCAGCTGTTCTCAAGGGTCTGGCCAGCAACTACTAGCTCTGAGGGATGCTCAGCCATGGTCCTAATAATTAatcgtgcgtgtgcgtgtgcgtgtgtgtgtgtgggtgtgtgtgtgtgtctgtgtgagatgtCTGGACAGACAGCTACCTGGGCTTAATGAAAGTCCGTTTTCTCCAAATAAGGAGGTTGCTAACCACTGACATCTCTGTCTTACGCTCAAAATAATCACAGCCAATGTAAgattatgaaaattaaaaagatGTGTCATTTATGTTGTAGCCTGGCTATAACAACTTGTGTGAAAGGTTCTTACCAGGAGAGTATTCCAGAAAGTGGGTTTACTGgtttaactgggtatgttaactcAGAATAAGCTGTAAACCTGGGTTTTTAGTTCCAAAATGGTCTGGCTATGCAAgtcactatggtaacataggcccAGAGAGAAATAATACGGCTTGTTAATGCTTATCATGTCAGATTTGTGTCTTCCCGCAACACAGTAATCTTGTCTCATTCAGCTCAGCTGCTAATTTGCTGGCATGGGCTATTCAGGCATGggctattcacacacacacacacacacacacacacatttagcctTCCTGTGGCCTTAAGAGGTCCACTGGTGGCGTAAAGATGGGATTATGAGGACCCCCATTCTGCCTCTGTAATTTTTATATACCCAGACGTGACATGATAAAGGGGCAATTATTCCACCATGAAACCGGTGTATAAAAGGAGCTCATGCCAGTTTATGAGCATTTCATGATACAGAGGAAAAGGAGTGAACATGTGGAAGTTAACACCCTCCAATTGTGTGTCAGAGTACAGGacacacatgcctgtgtgtgtgtgtgtgtgtgtgactgggtaTGTTCTTCTAAATTCATGTCCCTACCTCTCCCTATGATGATATTCTCTCCTATTGTGAAACTggattgttttgttgttttgaaaaTCTGGACATGATTTGCTGTATTTTCccttgggatgaataaagtgtcaatcaatcaatctaccTATCAATCTATCAacctatcaatcaatcaacctaTCAATCAATCTACCTATCAATCAATCTACCTATCAATCAATCTACCaatctatcaatcaatcaatctatctatcaatcaatctACCTATCAATCAATCTACCTATCAATCAATCTACCTATCAATCTACCtatcaatcaatctatctatcaatcaatctacctacagtatctatctatctatctatctagaacatctcatacacaaacacacacacacacacacgcacacgcacacacacagacaaataccataccacacacacactgagattgAGTGGGTGTCCCTGCTGATTCCACCACACATGGTGACAGGGTCATCATGACACTCTTCAGATAacaaactccataaataacttGTCTGGTGTGTCTGACTCTCCCCAATtaacagacccacacacacactggagatgTCTCCCCCCTTCCAGACCCACAATTCACTGGGGATGTCCAAATAGCCACAATCCACTAGGGATGTCTTGATGTCTCTCCCCCCATAGAACCGCACAACACTTATCTTATCAATCCACTTTGATGGGAAGGAGTTGATTACATCAGTCTTAAGCAAATCACTTCATGGCTTGCGGTGGCTTCAAGACACCCGTTAAACATCTTAGTCATCTATCTAACTAAAAGGATATTTTCAGTTTCATATCCTGTAAAGCAATCTAACCTAACAGCaaatatttaattgtttaactgTATATTTAATCCTTTAACTGTAAAGTAAATtaatgttttgaaaaaaaaaatgattgtaCCAACATAATTATTATGAAATACATGCAAGTTCTGTACTGTGTAAACCAGACTGAAAGAAGACTGACTAAATGAGATGGTGAAATGAAATCTAGAGTAATCTGCAGTGACAGACCCTACCTCTTCGTACTTCATTCCCAACTTCCAGCCAACGTCCAACTTTTAAAAAAGGAAGAAATGCTTTCTGATGTCACCGGCTTGAAACAGATGCCTTAGCTAATCCTTAGCTCTGAAGTTGGATACATCAGTCTCTCTCCACAAACGCTGCTGCTTAGAGTGTgccaggcacacacgcacacacacacacacacacacacacgatgctgCCAAAGctccaacacaacacacacgctagcgcacacagatagagagagcagaACAGACCTCTACACATATCCTTCCCTGCCCAGCCTTGCGCTTTCCTGGCCTCTCCCACCATTTCCCCCTtccctttctgtctgtgtgtgtgtgtgtctctgtgtgtgcttccACACACTTACCTCACTGTGCTTGCCTGCCGTCTTGTTTCCGCTCCAAACGCcttttcccccctttctctttaacttctcttcctccatccttctctctctctctctctctctctctctctctctacaataCCTCTCCTCTAACACCCCCCCTCACATTCCTTCCTCACTCTCATTTCTGCCTATGATGTCACAGACTGAGGGGTCTGGCTAATAAAGAGggagtgtgctctctctctgcccccctccctccctatctttccctttctctctctctctctcctcttcgtAAGGTCCATTCACACAAAGACCTCCTCTGTCTGGGCCGGCCCCCTGTGCTGTCCCTCCAGCCTCCTCCAGACCCTGCGCTGTCTGCAGGCAGCTCCTTTTGggctgggaggaggaggaggaggaggacgtgTCCATATGCTGGGAGCCCTTCACACACGCCGTGCTACGCTATGCCactccacaccgcaccacactgcACCAAGCCCAAAGGCAGAGACAACAAGCTGACCTCACGCCCCTCACAAAGGCATGCAGCTGGAAGCCAccaggagagtgagagggggagagagagggggagagagaggaagagggagagagagggggagagagggatagggggagacagagggagagggagtgggagagagaaagagggagaggaagaggggaaaagGAGGATACAGTAAAGGGGGAAcaggagagaggatggagaaggATAAGGGGAAAGTTTGTGCAAAGTTTGGACACATGGACTTCAGTCTGTAtaagtctgcgtgtgtgtgagtgtgtgttggttagcccccccccccatgaccACAGTCAGTATGTCATTTGTAACCAAACCCTACATCTTTGATCTTACTCCCCACTGGCTAACTAGGACTGCTTGTCTGATGATTCAGTTTCACAGCGGTTCATTTCAAATGGAATCCCTCCTCCCTGATCACTCTCTGCTCAACCTTTTTCAATCTGATTTACTTTTATATTTTAATCAGAGAGTGCTCCAAATAGAAACAACTCAACCAGTCCAggggctaagtgtgtgtgtgtttgtttgtttgtgtgtgcactgtgtcacacacacacacaccacacacacgcacactgaatGTCCTTGTGGCACAAATGAGAGACACGTATTTTGGATGGAAAGGACAACCCCACACTGCATACAGATGGGTCAATCTTAATTCAGCCGCTGACAGCAGGCAGCCATTTAGCCATTCTCGGTTTTATTAAGTGCCTCTTCAGCGTCCACAGCGCACTCTACTCAAGGACACCATCGGTGCCTCCTCTTCAGAGAGCGTGCGCCAGCTCACTGCCCTTGTCCAGCGGTTCTTTAACTGGGTTAGTGATTCAGCCACTGGCGGAACATGTGCTTATTGTTCAGTGGCTGTTTCAAGCatgtaaaataaacaaacagctgAGCTGTGTGTCCTCAGAGGAAggcagagagtgtgagagtatgAGTGACGCATCCACAGGTTAGTGGAGCAGCGCGCCAGTGAAAACAACACGCTCTGAAGCTTTCACACTGCAGCTATCAGATGATCTGAGCCACTGGGAgggaatttcatcaagccattCATGAAGCAGAAGGCAACATTATAACACacaactcctcctcctcctactactacgactactactactactactgttactactactactgctgctgctgctattactagactactactactgttactactattactactactactactactactgctgctattactactactactgttactactactactgctgctgctattactactactactgctgctgctactgttattactactactacttactactactgctgctgctattactactgctgctgctattactactactactgctgttgctactactgctactactactactctaCTGTTTCTACTATGACTACTACTCCTGCTCCCACTTCCAAACAGTACTTGCAATGCACAGTAATAACGGTAACAGATGCTACTACtggtattattgtgtgtacattattattattattattattattattattattattattattttgagcTAGCTGCAATTGTATTTGACTGAATTTCCACTCCAATATAACTGGCCACTGTTAAGAGAGGCTTAGGAGTTCTCATAGAGAACAATGCATCCACTGTGCTGTGCGACGTATAAGATGTAGGGAGAGTTCCGTCCATGCGAAGGATGTTGATTTGAGGGTGTGGTGGTATCCTGAGTGAATGGGCTACTCCACTAGACTACTACTActgttactactactactgctgctgctattactactgctgctgctattactactgctgctgctattactagactactactactgttactactactactgctgctgctattactactactactactgttactactactactgctgctgctattaCTAGACTACTACTACTGTTACCACTACTACTGCTGTTGCTATACCACTACTActgttactactactactgttgCTGCTATGACTAATCTACCACTGCTGCTTCCAAACTGTTATTACTGCAATGCATTGCAATAACGGTAACAGATGCTACCACTGGtattactactactgctgctgctattactactactactgctgctgctattactactgctgctgctattactagactactactactgttactactactactgctgctgctattactagactactactactgttactactactactgctgctgctattactactactactgctgctgctgatccATGGAAGGATGTTGATTTGAGGGGTGTGGTGGTATCCTGAGTGAATGGGCTACTCCCTGCAGTCGCCTAGTCCACTCCTGTGCAGCCCTCTCTGGATAGCCTAAGCACAGCTCATCAATAAACCTGAAGAGCTGTCCTTTACTGTGTCAAGAGTGCTCTCCACAGATCACTTTGCCATTGAGTTTAGTAGGGTATGAAAGTGGATCATGTGAATTTGAGGGGGAATGGTAGCTTACAGTAGGCAAACTGCTTTCACAGTCTACTACGTATG
The Alosa alosa isolate M-15738 ecotype Scorff River chromosome 12, AALO_Geno_1.1, whole genome shotgun sequence DNA segment above includes these coding regions:
- the LOC125304232 gene encoding A-kinase anchor protein 2 isoform X3, with protein sequence MEDSTLNSEMAEAELHKERLQALAEKRKRQSEIEDKRQQLDDLVLQLQHLRSKAMRERWLLQGTPVGSQDQEDSQRRQVEQDERHAKQLEEAVHRLESEISLLENEESQISAKEQVLRERLRETERSIEDLQKSLQYHDGDAVNYVRSQIPSLPELNSKASATAPGNEQLTRKPALYAMEISVEKDRKTGGTKILSASPVSPEDVQPQRGVKVFDDGHKVIYEVRSGASTTLENGVHAWNATDVDELMQRVGQSHHRGDTGRVMVTPAEPEVPPPGLSELTMHKEVKLDTGKTGKMGTAMDQPQIQDEVTEAPEATSEKPVTMIFMGYHNVMDEDETKKLLGFDGTIKAEIVLIDEDDEKSLREKTVTDISTMDGNAADLVSGRPLSDSTELSSEGKEESVATKDLPATAGSALDAGMPSAGNGTLPGLKSSKPPEDDSELKRERNLKSVSFLDSVSVISGGKDNMELETQSESQNCHTGAGQNGTAHQGQTMDTEVAQEIRYLDEVLEANCCDPAVDMTSNGTSSPEPRSINVDGNGPSVEVSDASPPTNHGVVVERRMQSTFVGEDRDNTKPNGHSVVVTQDDKMLGKQPLTTIKKEARFELRSFQEEKKPSKLFDAPAEKEIRVKKVRPSEEIAELEKERLELIRGQAVKKNPGIAAKWWNPPQERTLEEELDPEKLESHRKYEERKQRKMESSRATQASPNPTAPSPTSSYTPPPEPVSKEDIVTEQVDFSAARKQFLQMEHTKQPAAGPKRGVAPQLYSAKPFSRVSEVAHVERPGGYVTITSQGSHGLDERCDVTTVKTERIFCSPGDSPSQSMAENERKDSVKAWNEESDFTCAHAVMTLVKDEEPEMFQVQRSSNSSYHPEEIDSGLDDLSVRSQDTTVLETLSNDFSMDNVSDSGASNETMSAYLENSLGDYSFPSTPMATTPINGKSEKGTKSPDNHSVSLSYQVDSLTEEELEYHAGVLVQSAIEQAIAQQNDEWEPRQATQQSSPIPERRVEVVEPAPQPREPPVSPVPAPTASPRVPTPVEEKRSAATSPTITVPSAPRVSSMPSSPTPAHTPAPTPAPAPAPAHAAGPTHVGPYKPPSPSPPPSEKQEFSYFSKYSETPAPGPTHVGPYKSPSPSPPPSEKQEFSYFSKYSETPASGPTNVGPYKPPSPSPPPSEKQEFSYFSKYSEAAELRSTASVLKNQDVEVTAGPFKLRSRKQRTLSMIEEEIRAAQEREEELKRQRQTRCVRPQPAASHKQKTNSLPAKLVLPGKTAPGKIEKIRPVPPASPCSSEGPLPSPLSDLGSDDSGGSQRPKNLMQTLMEDFESHKVKRREKVEDNSYARLKLASGVTSEVLEATRVTRRKSNMALKWEAGMYANLEDGEEEEEE